The sequence AGACCGCTCATATAGCGGCCTTTTTTCGTATATCAGTTAAAAGAAGGATCTTTTAGTAAGCGATCGAATTCTTCAAGATGATGGGTTTCATCTGCAATCATATCGTCAAGCTTGATGCTGAGCTCGACGAGACCCAATTCTTCTGCTTGTTCTTTACGCTTCTTATAACGCTCGATTGTATCAGCCTCGGCTTTACGGCCTTCCTCTAACATTTCCTTCACATTATCTGTTTGCTTAACAGAAGCCGGAGTTGTTGTAGGATCTCCGCCTAATGTTTTAATTTTTTCAGCTAAGTATAAAGCATGTCCCTGCTCATCAGGAATTTCCTCTTCGAAGAACGGTTTTAGTATTTGACGATATAAACCGCTCACAACAGCAGCGTAGTTTGTATAAAGAATAACTGCAGCATACTCATTAGCTAAATCTTCATTTAGTCCATCAATTAACTCTTTTAATTTTGCTTCATCCATTAAAATACCACCCTTTTGTGTGTTGTTATATAGGCTATTTACCCAGACAAGAGAAAAAATAAACATTCAGAAATGAATCGAATGCTCCTCAAATATTTTGCCTGGAAATGGGGATTCTAATTCTATAAAAGTCAGAGGAGGGATGAGAATGTCTAAACAAGGAAAGAAGAGTATGGACCAAACATCTGAACAGTTGGCTAAGCAAAAAGCCAAGAATGACGTGGAATTCGGATCTGATATCCAGGTAGGGAATTCAAAAAGTCAAAGTCAGAAAAAAAGTGGCAAACAAGTAAATAAAAAATAAATGACGAATATCTTTTTCCCTGAAAGAAAAACCTATATGTAGAACCAGGAGGTGTAAAGGCATGACAAGAAGAATTGGTGTTGAACAATCCCTGCAGAACGTTGTACAAGCCTTACGTGAAAAGGGGCATGACGTTGTTGAACTTAAGCAGGAATCAGATGCAAATGGCTGTGACTGCTGCGTAGTGACAGGAATGGATTCCAATGTAATGGGTATTCAAAACGTGGCTACCCAAGGATCTGTTATTGAAGCAAGCGGATTAAGTGCTGATGAAGTGTGTCAGCAAGTTGAGAGCAGACTACAATAGTAGAAAAGCTGTGTAGTACAATAAGAACAGTCAGTAATGGCTGTTCTTTTTCAGTATAGTAATAAGAAGAGTGAGTGCACGATTTTTGGCTCATTCGAGTGAAACGTACGTTTCACTCGCCTTTGAGCAAAGCTGAAAGGTCGCCTGAATGAAAAGAACCCCCAGCATAAATGCATTTATGCTGGGGGTTCTTTTCATTCAGGCAGAAATGAGCCAAAAATCAACCAGTCTAAAGTCCATCACCCAATCTGAGCTAACGGCTGATTTCTTAAATGCTCTCTCAGTAAGTCAGGTGCTGTTAAAAACAATAGACCATTTCCTTCCAATGTTTTTGGGAATCCGAGTGGAACGGTGCGTTTAATGAGTTGTGCATACACTTCGGTTTCTGAAAGTTTACGGTCAAAAGATATTTGCTCCAATTCTTTGATGAGGGCTAATGCGCCGGACACGTGTGGAGCCGACATGGAGGTACCGCTGAGCTTAGCATACTTTTCACCAGGAATGGTAGACAAAATTTGTTCACCAGGTGCCACTAAGTCAACTTCATTATTAGAATTCGTAAAGTAAGAAGATTTTCTTTGAAGGTCGATGGCTCCTACAGAAATCACTTCATTGTAACAAGCAGGAAAAGAAAACTCATCGGTACTGCTATTTGAGTCACCTTCGTTACCTGCTGCACAAACAACTGATATATTTGCATCCACCGCTTTTTGGATCGCTTCGTGCAGAGGCTTGTGGTCAGTGGGGCCTCCCAATGACATGGAGATGATGTCCACCTTTTGTTCGATTGCATACAGAATGCCGTTCACGATCCAATCGTATTTTCCACTTCCACGGCTGCCTGCAAGTACTTTAATGACCAATAAATCGGCCAGTGGCGCAACACCGATAACCCCATTACCATTTTCACTTGCAGCAATCGTACCCGCCACATGGGTACCGTGTCCGCTATAATCGGTAACGTTATCTTCAGCACCGTTATCATCGTCGGTGAAATTGCGGAATCCCTTCACTTTCCCTGCCAGATCAGGATGGTTCATATCGCAGCCTGTATCCAGGACAGCGATTGTCGTTCCTTTTCCTTTGTACCCATTCTTCCACATACTAGGAGCTTGGATTAAATCAACGCCTTTAGGAATTT is a genomic window of Rossellomorea sp. y25 containing:
- a CDS encoding YkuS family protein: MTRRIGVEQSLQNVVQALREKGHDVVELKQESDANGCDCCVVTGMDSNVMGIQNVATQGSVIEASGLSADEVCQQVESRLQ
- a CDS encoding S8 family peptidase, yielding MQGEIRLIPYFMDEMIVDANEIPKGVDLIQAPSMWKNGYKGKGTTIAVLDTGCDMNHPDLAGKVKGFRNFTDDDNGAEDNVTDYSGHGTHVAGTIAASENGNGVIGVAPLADLLVIKVLAGSRGSGKYDWIVNGILYAIEQKVDIISMSLGGPTDHKPLHEAIQKAVDANISVVCAAGNEGDSNSSTDEFSFPACYNEVISVGAIDLQRKSSYFTNSNNEVDLVAPGEQILSTIPGEKYAKLSGTSMSAPHVSGALALIKELEQISFDRKLSETEVYAQLIKRTVPLGFPKTLEGNGLLFLTAPDLLREHLRNQPLAQIG
- a CDS encoding ferritin-like domain-containing protein; this translates as MDEAKLKELIDGLNEDLANEYAAVILYTNYAAVVSGLYRQILKPFFEEEIPDEQGHALYLAEKIKTLGGDPTTTPASVKQTDNVKEMLEEGRKAEADTIERYKKRKEQAEELGLVELSIKLDDMIADETHHLEEFDRLLKDPSFN